The stretch of DNA GCTGCACTACTGTCTGGCACATGGCAATACTGGTCTCACACCTTTACATGGAAAACAAGTGAAGAAATGCACCCACTGAGCTCTCTATGaagtattattatttaatacACATGTGGCAAGGCATATAGCCTGAGGCTTTAGCAGGGATACTCATACCTGTTCTATTTagaacaaaatgtttatttgctaTACCTAGGCTTTGTTAAAGGCTGACACACCCTGTCTTTGCCTGTTGAAAGACTCAGTCCAGTTCCCATCCTGAACTGGGGTTCTCTCCTCCCAGTAGAGGCACTGTTGCTGTAGGAAGTGAGGCTCCTCACATATAACCAGAACAAAGCATAGGCTTTTCTCTCCATCACCCATAACGACAAGGATCAACTTCAAACACAAATTCTGGCATAACTATGTATTTTAAGAGCATATGCTTGCTGTTTCCTTTAAAGTGAAGGTCTGTTTAACACAGATATCCTCACTGCATATTCCTCAAAAAGCCAAGCCTTAAAGAACCCCTTTCAAATAAGGTGATGCAAGTTATTTTCATCACAGCATGCTTACATGCCAGTTCTCAGGATGGGAAGATACTGCAGCACAGGAAGCTGAACTCACTGCCCTTGTAAGAACTGCTTTGCACCCCTTGTTTCAGCACAAGAGCTGTCCCAGGTGTTTTGGTCTTTCCAATCATGGCTTGAGTTTCAAGTCACTGTCACCTGGATTCTCCAAGGCAACTACAGAGGAGTACCTTATTaagaaagtaaatgaaatgCTAAACCCAACGCACAAGTAGTAATGTCCCATTGACTACACCTTTCCCCTGCTGTAATAGGCAACAATGTGGTCTGGCCTCACCTCAgcagaaatactttttgttgCAGTACACTCAAATAGCTTCTTTATTTCTTAAGGATGaagcagggtgctggggcaAACTATTGAACTTCACCTGGAACTTTCAGCAAGAATTGTTTAAACCTTTCTTGCTCCCAGCTACTGCCCAGAAGGACTAAGTCAGCCATGCAGAAACTGCTTTCAAAAGCAATGCTTGTTTTTCAGATGCTGTGATGTCAATACATTCGTGCACCAGCTTCATTTTATACCCTCCTCACAAGTCTGCCCATGGCACCACTTGGGGTAGTGGTTTCCCCTTTACCTTTGAACAGCCATTCAAACATAGAGCTGCACTCCTCTTAGTCAAATAGCCAGAGCTGTATGGAGAACATTTGCACGTCCTTCTCATTGCATAATCACAACCTAGAGCTTACATCCAAGAAGATCCTTGATGGTTCATCCTCAAGTAAAGGGTGTGGTCACTTCTTGGACTAGAAAAATCTTGTTTCTAATTGGGAACATATACAACAAATTGTTGAAGGTCCCCCTGTTGAAGCTTAAAGAGCTATGAAGAAATTCATGCATGCTTGTGAACTGAGTGTAAGGCTGAGTCACATGTGAGCTCACTATCACAAAGAGGCTCACACATTCCACATCTCCTGCATATGCAGCAGGAAGTCTCACTTTTCAGTGAGTGATACTTagtgagcagcacagctcaccaAGCCCTACCCACAGCATCAGGATAGCTGCTAGCTACAGCCCTGCTCCCCTATTTATTGAATTCTTGTGCAGGACAACACCCAAGCCAGCAAAGAAGCCATTTTGATACAGTGGAAAAACCACAGCAGTTCTCCTTGGTAACAGTCCCAAGAGTAGGTGAACGGCAGGTATAAGAAGGCTGGCAAGTCAGCATTCCTCTAGACAGCCTGATTCAGGTTTGAAGGACCACAGACTCCAGTTTACTGTTCAACACAGTGTCCAATATGTTCTAAGAATGCGGCAGTGCAATCAAGTGAAAATTACTTGATACGAAAATATATAAATCTAAAATCTCTTGAGTTAAGGCATTGCAAATTTTACTTCTTCAGTCATTTGTTCCAGACTATTGCCTAGGAACAAAGCAGCCTAACTCAGACTAAACACACTTTGTTACTAATAGAACAGAACGTACACAAATGACAAGGCAAAACTGAAAAGGCATAAAGGCAGCAGCTCCTACCTTGCACTTCCAGGGTAAGATTGGTATTATGCTCTGGAAAGACAAGTTTTAGCTTTGAAGTCTGAAATAAGCTTGAAAAATTTTAAGAGTCTTTTAACTAAAAAGAGgtaacaaaagaaaacctaTTCCACCCAGTGACCACCCTTTTTTCTCTGACTCCTATTTCTCTATTTGTAAACCAGATTATATAGCCTGGTGACTACCATCTGAGTAAGGAGGCAGGAGACTTCTCCTAAAGCAACTGTCATTGCTATCTCATGCAAGACAATTTTCCACCCCCAGCAATAGACCAGGTTGCCTTTGACAAAAGTCTTTGTATCCACAGAGTACTCCTTTAACACAGCAAAAGTGGCACCTTATTTATACTATGAAATCCCCCACATTTTAATTGAAACACACAGCAATATCCAAAAGTGAAGAATTTACACTTTATTGTACTCATTTATATAGATCAAGAGGAGAAAGTCCACCACTTAACCTAGCTagcttgtttaattttttttttttaaagtagaaaaaatttAGCCGAAGCAGTCATGCTTCACTGTCTCCATGGCTGGAGATCAGACTAGACTTTTAATGGTCTCTTCCAGCTTCTCTTTATTGGCCCCAGAGAACTCCTGCACCTGCAAAGAGAGACTGATTTTTAGAACTGTTGCATTCAATGCTTCATAACTTTAGTTGCATAGCATCCAGTCACATACACATCTATTCAACTTTGCTACGACTAAAATTTTTTCCCACCTTGAAACAGAGTATTTTGCAGATGTTCATCTATTTATTTCCCATTCAACTCATGCAAAAGTTGGAACAAAAGCCTATCAACAATCACTTCCAGACTACCACTGATCTAAATCAATGTTGTCTAAGACTCAAATAGAGTCTGGAGGAGACTCTGAAGGTCACTACTTATCACAGTTATCAAAATTACCTTGTGCTGCTCAGGACCCCACCAATCAAATTCTGGAAGTACTGTTCCAAATGATCTATCCCTGAGCCTGGTTTCTCCTGTGACAGTTATCCTTCTTGCAACTTCCATggcaaaaagagaaaggcaaCACTCACatctcaaaagcagcagctgtgttcctgcagcaaGACGGGCTCAAGGTACAGAGCAGAACTACACTACAGGCCATGAAACTGCTcgcttaataaaaaaaagccacacacagaCTGTCATCACACTAATCTCAATTCTTCCAACTACATCAGGAAGTTGTGGAAGTTCACCCTAAGAGAACTGTCAAAGGCTCATAATTAGTCACGACTTGGCTCCATATTAAACTGAAAGTTACCCAACATCTGACATTCACTTCCCAAGGTGCAATTCCATTGTCTTCAGCCACAGAACTTACACCCAAGAACTGTTTTACTTTGGAAGAGCCTCTCTTACTTGGCAAACTAAAAGCCCAATAAAACACATTTAGCTAAACAATTCTTGAGTTCAGGCTGAGAGCTATTCAAACTACCCTGCACCTCTTGGCAGAGTAGGCACAAGACATCTCCTCAGTCCCCTGACAGGGACAGGACCTTCACTTCACAAGTTACATAGATCCCATGTGATATAATCTAAACAGTTGTTTGCTGTATATAAGCTCAACCAGGTTAGAGACTTTGGTTTGGGTGGGATTCCATAGGCACCTGTAGTTATGTCTCTGCTTGAATAGGAGCTACATTGGAGAACAAATACTTATGAAGTAAAAAGCAGGGTGCTAGGCAGACAGACCAGCAGGCTTAATCCAGACATGTCACTCACTCTACTATCTCTAATGAAGCTCTGCTTGTAAGTTTGACCTGTAACACTAGTTCAGTTCACTACCTGTAAACAATACGGTGTGGATCACCAGTCTGCTACTGGCCCATGTTACATCTGATGTGGTCCTAAGATGAACTTGCTTGCTTTCGGGAGTGTCTTAATGCTAGTGGTGCCCCAGAGACATTATCAAGGGACAGTAGACTATTCCCAATCTTCTTTCAGGTGCTTAGCTTGCCTGCTGCATTTCCAAAAGAGAAGAACCTACCTTCTTTCCGTTCTTGTAGAACTGGAACGTTGGCATGCACTTCACATCGCAGTGTGAAGCAACATCctggaagagacaaaaaaaccaatatTCTCAAggatgttaaattaaaaaattccacTACCTTACTTCTGTTTAGGTGATAGGGCAAAGCTATTACTGCTcaagataaaacaaaagcacTTCTATTAGTCCCTCACTAGCAAAACTAGTGCAGTGCTAACATCTCCTTGAGGTAAACCTGAAAGATCCCCTCTTTGACATTTAATTCATGCAATACCAAAACCACATTGGCTATACTTATACTCTGGAGAAAAACAGCCCTCTGCATCAAAAACAGATGTGACTGTCTGGAAGGCTCAAAAGCCCTATGGCAACTCTTGTGCTTTAACCTGACATTTTTCAAGTCCGTATTTGATACTGCTGGAACTGCAATACAGCAGACATTTTATTGCACTTAATTCaagatttaatttcatttttaatgaaagaggAAACAGTGCCAAGACCAGCGGAAAGACAAGACAGACCATCAGACAGTTCTGAACCAGTAGGTTTAACGAAGAGTGCATCAAAGCAGCTTAAGGCCTTAGACTAACACTCCCTCCCAAAGCAAAAGGTCAGTGTTCCCAAGTTATCTAACACATGCCATAGGACTTCAAGTGTGCTGATAACCAAGGCAGTTTGCTCTGTTCAGGtgttctctaaaaaaaaaaaaaaaaaaagataattcttTCCAGCCAGAGCCCTATGTCTCATTTTTAAGTTTAAGTaatctcttgttttgtttcagtatgTGTGAGGATATCATAAAAAGAGTTCTCCTTTGTCACTTCTGTGGAACTCCTTAGCTGTCCTCCCTCAGCACCACCCCAGAACTTACCTGGGCATCATCCACATCAATTTCTATGAACACCACATCCCCATACTTCTCACCCAAgctctaaaatgaaataaataaaaaactataCAGTTACACTGTTCCAGgaaagctttcatttaaaagacaCATTCATATATATTGTAAGGCTGGTGTTGCTTAACCCCCCATTGAAATATGCCTTGTTACCATAAAGCAGCTGTTTTAGTGACCAGagcaaaaatttcttttctgctccaGATTCTTTCTGGAGTAGCCTGTTGAGATTTCTTCAAACGTACTCCCCACCAAGACTCAAATATCCCAAGATACAGGTGAAAAGCCTGCTCTTGCAGCCTTCAGCTGATCACCAAAAGATGATACAGCTTATCTTACACTTTACCAGGAGATGATACTGCCACCTAAACACAGCTGGAGTAATTTCATAACTGTGTACAGAAGGATAAGCATTGTTTCCTCTCTGTATCTCAATCTTGAGACAATGCAACTGGCAGGTCCCTGTGGATCCAAAATTCATGTAAGCTTTAGGACAGCTAAACCACACTTGAGCTCCCAGCTATACTGAAGAAGGTCAGTCTACTTAAGCTGATAGTTTTAATAGTAGATACTTCTGCAACTTCTCcctttttccagaaaatgctGGCAATCACACGTGGCAAAAGGTACTTTCCTCCGTGTTATTGTCAAGCaacacaaaaacatttatatacaatttaatgcagaaataaaaaaagaagaactaCTCACATGGAAAAAAGGCTTGATCATTTTGCATGGTCCACACCATGTAGCAGAGAAATCGACTACAATAAGCTTCTCGCCAGCAGATTTCAGTTCCGCCTCAAATTCAGtctacaaacaaacaaaaaaacccacacataatttctcccttcctttcctaaAGGATGTAGAGTAATCCCAATGCTTGCTAGCTCTCAGCCCTAACACATTATGGTAGCTCTTTAAACACTTAACTGGGTTATTTGTACCATAATGTAAGGGCTTCAGTATTAATTGCTTTCATCAGTGCCAGCATCAGTCAGTATCTTATGAGCCTTAAATTAGAAAACTACCACAATGCTCAGTCTAACTCACTGAATTGTGGAAACATAAGCTAGAAATTCTCTAGTTACAATGCTTAGCTCTGATAGCTCTGTGTTATCCCCAAAATGTGATCCTTACAGTTTTTAATAAtccattttctcatttctgtcttGGAAGGAAgacttccattttcttctgagaCAGACTTTCCCCTGCAGAATTTGAAAAGGACACAGACACAAACTTTTGTACACTCCTCCAGTTTGATGTTTTTTCCAATCAATGGCTAACACTAAAATGATGTTGAGTGGTTTACTCTACAGCATGTTTTCCAAAGCAATCTCACaggacatttattttatttattttgccaagTGAACCCACATGTAACATCACTGGTCAAAGCAATGCTACACATACAGTCTACAGAAGTAAACACCCAATACTTAATTCAGAGTCTTCAAGTCTGTGTGTTGCACTTAGTCACACCAATCATTTCTGGACAATGTTCCTTGGAATTCAGCATCATTACATGCCATTACTCATGTTTTCTGGTCAAAAAGTGgatgtttttaatagaaatgaaAGCCATAAATACTCGCATGCTATCAAGAGGCAAACAAGTATCTCACGCAGAAGCAGAAAGTGCTGATCAACTACTTCCTGACAGTGtctttttcaaagaaatcacAAGCCATCACAACAATTTTCAGCTTTGTTCTCATGGCAGTCAAGCTTCAGGAGAGCTGTTAATATAAACTTCACTTCAGATTATGCACACACAAGACAGCTGCTGTACTCCCCCAGCTTAACAGACCAAGGCGCTGGAGTTCTATCAGCAACAGCTAACTGAAAACAATGTGGTTACTCCCAGATACACACAGTAGTTTGTTTTGCAGTGCAGGAGCTAATTAATTAAGATCAGCTTCTGCAATCAGTCACAATAAGTCAACACTTGATTCTAGTAGGCTATTCCTCCCATTAAAGAATACCATGCAGGTGAGGAGTCAAGAGTGCACGCGGTCAGACTGGACATGAGTATATTTAACAAGCAAGTAGAGGTCCTGCATGAGCATTCTTACATATAATCAATCCTATGTGAAAATCTTCACAACTTCCTGTAACTTCACACAGAATTATTATGTCTCCCTGTTAACAgacttttcccctccccatgTAGTTCTCTTCAGAGGCACAGGCTCCACTGATGTTTGTTCTTCCATCCTTGCATCTTGGACAGTCACAGTCTACTCTGCTACAAGATCAGCAGTAACACTGCACACCACCTACTcttattctgaaagaaatggaaacagttAAGTTTTCCTGCCTCCCTACATCACCCCACTCCTGTACTGACACTGTATGCATTCCTGTACCCCAACTCCGAAAGCATCCCATTCCCACCAACAGTGTTTAATGTCCCTGTATACAGCAATCCATGGTAGCTGTTCCCTGCAGCTACTTACACCATAAGGCCCTCCATCAAACCTCACTCTTTTGGCCTTGAAATCCTACCACTGATTTTTGGTATAGCTTCGCACACCTCTG from Chiroxiphia lanceolata isolate bChiLan1 chromosome Z, bChiLan1.pri, whole genome shotgun sequence encodes:
- the TXN gene encoding thioredoxin, whose translation is MVKSVGSLTEFEAELKSAGEKLIVVDFSATWCGPCKMIKPFFHSLGEKYGDVVFIEIDVDDAQDVASHCDVKCMPTFQFYKNGKKVQEFSGANKEKLEETIKSLV